In Curtobacterium sp. MCPF17_002, one genomic interval encodes:
- a CDS encoding GMC family oxidoreductase, translated as MNLSGQRRYDEDEVVDVVVVGTGAGGAPLLATLARRGLRVVALEAGPNTEPGDHVPDEVEAPGDINWMDERISGGSTPTAFGPNNSGTGVGGSTLHWGAFTPRPNAHDLRLRTDSGLGEDWPIDHAELTGWIEQVEHDVGVAGPAHYPWDPARRYRMGPPPRNASSDMMIRGAAEVGITATDAPVGLTTEDRVQEHHGLRQACVSCGSCHQGCRNGSKVTMDTTYLPAAVAFGAEIRAEAFVHGIELDARGEVEAVVYRQGGRDHRQRCRALVLAAGGIETPRLLLHTGVANSSGQVGRNFTAHGATQVWATFDESMRSYRGYPSSIITEDFVRPSDADFAGGYLVQSLGVQPLTLATSLVRGGGLRGTALVRALRDYPRMAGVGINAECLPYDDNRLVLSDEVDAHGVPKARVTFSAGSNEAAITRHAVDRMTAIVEAAGGHDVRVLDRAAHTVGTARMGTDAASSVVDAAGRSWDVPNLWIVDNSVFPSSLIANPALTIMALSLRTADLLLRDDARADRERAVAVVA; from the coding sequence ATGAACCTCAGCGGACAGCGCCGGTACGACGAGGACGAGGTCGTCGACGTCGTCGTCGTCGGCACCGGGGCGGGCGGGGCACCCCTGCTCGCGACCCTGGCACGCCGGGGATTGCGGGTCGTCGCGCTCGAGGCCGGACCGAACACCGAGCCGGGCGACCACGTCCCGGACGAGGTCGAGGCTCCTGGCGACATCAACTGGATGGACGAGCGGATCAGCGGCGGCAGCACCCCGACCGCGTTCGGCCCGAACAACAGCGGGACCGGGGTCGGCGGGTCGACCCTGCACTGGGGCGCCTTCACGCCTCGGCCCAACGCCCACGACCTCCGGCTGCGGACCGACAGCGGACTCGGCGAGGACTGGCCGATCGACCACGCCGAACTCACCGGCTGGATCGAGCAGGTCGAACACGACGTCGGCGTCGCCGGCCCCGCGCACTACCCGTGGGACCCGGCTCGGCGGTACCGGATGGGACCGCCGCCGCGGAACGCCTCCTCGGACATGATGATCCGCGGTGCCGCCGAGGTGGGCATCACGGCGACGGACGCCCCCGTGGGGCTCACCACCGAGGACCGGGTGCAGGAGCACCACGGCCTCCGGCAGGCGTGCGTGTCCTGCGGGTCCTGCCACCAGGGGTGCCGCAACGGCTCGAAGGTCACGATGGACACGACCTACCTGCCGGCCGCCGTCGCGTTCGGCGCGGAGATCCGGGCGGAGGCGTTCGTGCACGGCATCGAGCTCGACGCCCGTGGCGAGGTCGAGGCCGTCGTCTACCGGCAGGGCGGGCGCGACCACCGGCAGCGGTGCCGCGCGCTCGTGCTCGCCGCGGGCGGGATCGAGACCCCACGGCTGCTGCTCCACACCGGCGTCGCGAACAGCAGCGGCCAGGTCGGACGGAACTTCACCGCGCACGGTGCGACCCAGGTGTGGGCGACGTTCGACGAGTCGATGCGCTCCTACCGCGGCTACCCGTCGTCGATCATCACCGAGGACTTCGTCCGGCCGTCCGACGCGGACTTCGCCGGCGGGTACCTCGTCCAGAGCCTCGGCGTGCAGCCGCTGACGCTCGCGACGTCGCTCGTCCGTGGCGGTGGTCTCCGTGGTACCGCACTGGTCCGGGCGCTGCGGGACTACCCACGGATGGCCGGGGTCGGCATCAACGCCGAGTGCCTGCCGTACGACGACAACCGTCTGGTGCTCAGCGACGAGGTGGATGCCCACGGGGTGCCGAAGGCCCGCGTGACCTTCTCCGCCGGGTCGAACGAGGCGGCGATCACCCGGCACGCGGTCGACAGGATGACCGCGATCGTCGAGGCCGCGGGCGGACACGACGTCCGGGTGCTCGACCGCGCGGCGCACACCGTCGGCACCGCGCGGATGGGGACCGATGCCGCGAGCTCCGTCGTGGACGCCGCCGGTCGGTCGTGGGACGTCCCGAACCTGTGGATCGTCGACAACTCGGTGTTCCCGAGCTCCCTCATCGCCAACCCGGCGCTGACGATCATGGCGCTGTCGCTCCGCACCGCCGACCTGCTGCTCCGCGACGACGCCCGCGCCGACCGCGAGCGGGCCGTGGCCGTCGTCGCCTGA